The proteins below come from a single Deinococcus aerolatus genomic window:
- a CDS encoding 23S rRNA (cytosine(2499)-C(5))-methyltransferase — translation MSASLPARPRLRLRVTAAAEGYVRAGHPWVYESSVREQNRAGEAGELAVIYDRRDRFLAIGLYDPHSPLRVRVLHAGPPVTLDDVWWAAHLEKALARREALFSPSDTDGYRILNGESDGFGGLVVDRYAGVLVLKIYTAAWFPHLGRMLDLLAGRFPGSAMVLRLSRNIQTFAAEAGLADGQVLSGGLPENPVVFHESGLAFEADVLRGQKTGFFLDQRENRRRVEGLAKGRRVLNAFSFSGGFSLYAARGGATEVVSLDLSPHALMGAGRNFALNPELTTPHETVQADVFDWLSATRRTFDLVILDPPSLARRETERAGAIRAYGRLAADGIARLARGGVLLSASCSAHVSAEEFWDAVRAAAGASGRPWKELATTRHAPDHHASFAEAQYLKAIYLELG, via the coding sequence ATGTCCGCGTCTCTCCCTGCCCGCCCCCGCCTGCGCCTGCGCGTCACGGCAGCGGCCGAAGGCTACGTGCGCGCCGGGCATCCCTGGGTCTACGAATCCAGCGTGCGCGAGCAGAACAGGGCCGGCGAGGCCGGGGAACTGGCGGTGATCTACGACCGCCGAGACCGCTTCCTGGCGATTGGCCTGTACGACCCGCATTCGCCGTTGCGGGTGCGCGTGCTCCACGCCGGGCCGCCGGTGACGCTGGACGACGTGTGGTGGGCCGCGCATCTGGAGAAGGCGCTGGCGCGGCGTGAGGCGCTGTTCAGCCCATCCGACACCGACGGCTACCGCATCCTGAACGGCGAGTCCGACGGCTTCGGCGGCCTGGTGGTGGACCGCTACGCGGGTGTGCTGGTCCTGAAGATCTACACGGCGGCGTGGTTTCCGCACCTGGGGCGCATGCTGGACCTGCTGGCCGGACGCTTTCCCGGCTCTGCGATGGTCCTGCGCCTCAGCCGCAACATTCAGACCTTCGCGGCGGAGGCCGGGCTGGCCGACGGTCAGGTCCTGTCCGGAGGGTTGCCGGAGAATCCCGTGGTTTTCCACGAGTCCGGTCTGGCCTTCGAGGCGGACGTGCTGCGCGGCCAGAAGACCGGCTTCTTTCTGGACCAGCGCGAGAACCGGCGGCGGGTGGAGGGGCTTGCAAAGGGAAGGCGGGTGCTGAATGCCTTTTCCTTCTCGGGGGGCTTCTCGCTGTACGCGGCGCGGGGCGGCGCCACCGAAGTCGTCAGTCTGGACCTCAGCCCGCACGCGCTGATGGGGGCAGGGCGCAACTTCGCGCTGAATCCAGAACTGACCACCCCGCACGAAACGGTTCAGGCCGATGTCTTCGACTGGCTGTCGGCCACCCGCCGCACCTTTGATCTGGTCATTCTCGATCCGCCCTCGCTGGCCCGCCGTGAAACCGAGCGGGCCGGGGCCATCCGAGCCTACGGCCGACTGGCGGCGGACGGCATCGCCCGGCTGGCGCGGGGCGGCGTTCTCCTCAGCGCCTCGTGCTCCGCCCACGTCAGCGCCGAGGAATTCTGGGACGCGGTGCGCGCCGCCGCAGGGGCCAGTGGCAGACCGTGGAAGGAACTGGCCACGACCCGCCACGCTCCGGACCATCACGCCTCTTTCGCCGAGGCGCAGTACCTGAAGGCGATTTATCTGGAGCTGGGGTGA